The Cryptomeria japonica chromosome 2, Sugi_1.0, whole genome shotgun sequence region CGTTGGAAGCATCATAAAAACTTTGACACAGTCGCTTCAATGTCGTCACTTCCACCCGCCAATCCAGAGAATGTACAGCTGTACATTATTTGGTCAAAGAAGAAAAGACGAGCCTCTTTCTTTGACGCCGTCCACACGCCCTCACAGACTCTTCTTTACTTGAATACCCAATTCAATTATTAATCCTCACACCAGCAAATTCTATTTAAATCGTCACTCCTCCCATTCTTTTCAAATCGTCCATCTTCCGCATTGAAAGATCAGTGAAAGCCATTCGAGATTTTTCTGTGCCTTTGAGGAATAAAAAAACAGGGGAAGCCACCATGGCCAGATTTATCTCCGTGCTCGATTTGAAGGCTTTCTCTCGATTTTGCGGCCATGATTTTGGCTTTGGAAATATAGCCAGGTAAGCTTcaaatttccttcatctcttctcaTCTTCTACTTTTCTGGTGCAAAATGAAAGGTTTTTAATTTTAGTTTCGTTTCTTTGCAATTTGCAGGAGAGAATACGGCGCCATGGCAAGCAAAATGGAGTTAAGAGGAGTTCAGGCGGAGGCAAAAGAGGCGGAGGAAAAGAGTAGAAAGAGAAGTTGGATGCCTCACCCCATTACTGGTTACTATTTACCAGAGGACCATTTTGGGGATAATAAAGATGTTCCCCTGCAAAGGGAAAGTAAATTGAAATACAATACTCTTCCCTCTCGCGCACAAAATTGATCTCTCAACATTCGGAATTCTCCCGTTCCTCATTTGCAGGAGATGCTTTTTAGTCACAAGCTGTAATGGAACTCGGGCATCTGCCATTTACAGTGATGTCAATCTCAAAAGTGCAACGAGAATGGACTTGAATACTCTGAGTTTGAATAGATTTTTAATGAAACAATGATATTTCTTTCACAAATTTGCATTTCACATGGAGGAATCTTCTCATTGTATGCAGACTCAATCGCCCAGCTCTTTAGCATCGCAATTGTTTCCATGCTTTGGATTCCAACGATTTGATATTTCAACGAGTTTGAGATTTTTAAGTTTTCCCATACATTCTAGGCAAAGATTTTTATTCGGAAACATTATTATAAAATACGAGTTAATGAAGAgtgatttaaaaattatttaattgtatgttaaaataaaaataaaaaaaataaaatttatgagtatATTTTTTATTAGATATTATTTTTTAAGGAAGTTGTGAACTAGGAGGcagttttgaaaatattttgaaattttttatatcaAGAGAAGGCAATAGGGACATGAAAGTAAAATTAACAATAAAACCCCATCTAAGGGACAACCACCAACAACATGAGGttatgataaataaataattaggCATTAGAACTAGATAGGCCTCCAAGAGAAATAGTAAAACTTCAACAAAGAAACAATCATAACAACAATCATGGAGATTTGAATGCGAAtctgacaatttttttttgaagtagaGTCAAGTCTAATCCATA contains the following coding sequences:
- the LOC131049935 gene encoding uncharacterized protein LOC131049935 isoform X1 is translated as MARFISVLDLKAFSRFCGHDFGFGNIARREYGAMASKMELRGVQAEAKEAEEKSRKRSWMPHPITGYYLPEDHFGDNKDVPLQRESKLKYNTLPSRAQN